The genomic DNA AAATCTTGTATCAGGAATGCAAGGACACGATCGGGTTTAATCTTGCTGCTATGGACCATCTCAAGGTGTGTACTGCTTCACTCATTTGCAATTGTTGCCTTTGATAATTTTGTGTTTCGATTCTTGATTCATTTTCTCTATGGGTGCTTTCAGCAACTGATGGCTATGGGGTCAGATGCACTCTTTCAAGATGCGAAAGTGAAGCTGATGGAAATGCGTGCGAGCAATACAAAACGCGCTGAGGCAAGGACAGACATGAAAGGAGAAAAAcgcaaaaagaagaagcaaaagaaATCAGATGATAGTAAAATGCATGCCGTTTCTCTGATCTAGGACAGGTAATTTATGATAAACCAATCCAAGTATTAGCAAGAAATGTATGAGCTTGTGTAGTATCTTGTCAttaattatgttgttaaaaaaatgaatcatAAGAAGCAAGAGCAGGTTCTGAAAATAATATCGATTCGTTTTATTAATGCAATTGAAAGTTTTCTTAAATCTCATCAAAGGggaaaaatggaagaaattttccaaaaaacaAAGCTCCTTCTGCATTCGGGCTGTAGCAGCTTGGTACTTACTTCGGTAATGAACAACATTTTGTTTCTATTGTCACCTTTCAGGGGAGCTGCTATGTACAAAATACAGACTCTACAAGCAAAAATTTACGGCTCATGGAGAAGGTTTATTTATCTCTCTTACTCTCTTACTTGAAGTTCTTCCCTTCGAATGTCTGCCCAAACTGCCAGTTTGGGGGGGCAACATGCCAAGAGGTGGATGTTCTTCCGTCTACAGCCCGAACTCTGAAGGTTAGCGACTGCCCAACTAGCATAGCATCAGTCTCCCATTTTTGACCCCACAGTCGCTTCATAGCCGTCCACGGGGTCTTGTTGCCTTTCACCTGCAAGCCCACGACCTCGCCGGCTCCACCCACATTCCACACGAGCACCTGGTTGAAGTATGGGTTCCCAGTCATCGTGAACTTGATCCCTCCTTTCTTCTGGCATGGCACCCTGCAATTTTGATTCTCGTGTTACATTCCTAGGTTTTGGTATGAGGTCTTCGTATTTTGATGGAGTTCTATTTTATTTCCAATATGGGGAAAGAAATGTAACATAGCATCTCATCTTGTAAGAACGATGATAAACTAACTTATATGAAGGTCTCGTCTCTTTCTGAATTGAACCCAAGACTCGTTGCCCCGTTCAGTTTGCTCCCCATAACCATGTACACTAATTTTATCGTTTGATGGTTTATAAAAttcgtgaaatttttttttttgtggaatTGGACCTGCGGTATGTAACGGGAATAATCCCGGCCTTATAATCCTTGGCCAGCTGATTGAAAACGGGCTGGGCGATGTCGAAGTGCTCACGTGGCGGGTTGCACCACCCTCCATTGTTGCTCGACTGGTAGTAATTTGGAGGGCAGAGGTTAGTGGCAGTGATTATGAGAGATGCCTGCCCTGGCTGGCACCACTGGGGGCTGTTCACGCACTCGATCTCATAACAGGCTCCGCAGGTCTGCCCATTGTTGAACAGAGCCGAGCTCAAAGCCGCTGTCTGGAAGCCGTACCCTAGCTGCACTACGTCTTCGTATCCGCAAGCCCCGCCTACCATTGCAAACCAGACGCATTAAGATGGGAAAATCCGGACGTCCCCAGTGTTATCTTGATAATGGCATCAAGACATACGAGATGCATTATGAAGTATAGGGAAGTATAGGgaaatccgagaacgggaaAGTTCATAACAACTCATACCGAATGTACCCGAGCCTCCTTGGTAGAAGGTGGCGAATGCCTGCTTCCACGGGCCAGGCTGGAACTTGGGCCTGTGATGCTGCGCCTTCGCGAGGCTTCTCTTGGAAAGATGAAAATGATGGACGATCTGGCCTCTCTTACCGACCACGTTGTGCCCGACATGTAACCACGACGATCTAACACCTCCATTGATGTTATTAGTGGCACTCACTTGTTGCATCAGCGTTAGCACGATCagaacaagaacaagaagTGGATGAGATAAGGCTTGTGAAGGCAATTCCATGGTTCTAGCTGTTAGCTTCCAGTCATACAATTTGAGAAttcttttgcaattttagagaatttttgttttaaagggcTAAATTTGGCATATGAGCTTTCTGTTTTTTCGGTTGGGAGTGAAATTTGGAAAGGAAGAGGTTTGCATTTGCTCTTTCTTGGCCACTCTTTTTCACCAAAATAATAATGTGCCAACTCTCTCACCCTACCTTCTAATAAATCTAACCGTTTCCTTCTTTGATGCGAGACATTATCTATGGCTGATAATGTCATAATTTGCTTTGCATCATTTACCTTCTATATATGCCACACAACACTGATGCCGAACTACCTAATGCAATTACGAAAAACAATCTCTTATTGCGTGATGTGCACGATACAAAGACTTTGACCCGTATGAATCGACTCAACCAAAAATTAAAAGCATTCGAATGGAAACCGAGAAAACTTAAATGAGTCGCTGAGTCTACGTCAACAATCTGCTCATTCGGTGAGATACTTTAAGTATCATGATCCACTCATCTGAATGCGAGCTTTTCCCCTCCATACTGCCTCTTAACATCGCAGCTCTCAGTCGAAGCTCTCCCCGCGATATCCTCCATCCACCGGAATTTCACGCCGAGAGGAGTCATCCTCACCATTTCGTATCATTCAGCCATCCCATGCAgttcatttcaaataataatatatactttttaacATATATTCCGCGGCTTTAAACATCCTGACAAATGCATTAAAGATAAGATATTGCTCGGAATAGCCAGCATACTTTTCTCGTCAGCGAAATCTTCccaaatttctttatttttcgttCTTTTCTCTCTTAGTAGACCACTAATCATCccatatataacatataaagATGATTAGATAGTCCTTTACCtc from Punica granatum isolate Tunisia-2019 chromosome 2, ASM765513v2, whole genome shotgun sequence includes the following:
- the LOC116196300 gene encoding expansin-A9-like; the encoded protein is MELPSQALSHPLLVLVLIVLTLMQQVSATNNINGGVRSSWLHVGHNVVGKRGQIVHHFHLSKRSLAKAQHHRPKFQPGPWKQAFATFYQGGSGTFGGACGYEDVVQLGYGFQTAALSSALFNNGQTCGACYEIECVNSPQWCQPGQASLIITATNLCPPNYYQSSNNGGWCNPPREHFDIAQPVFNQLAKDYKAGIIPVTYRRVPCQKKGGIKFTMTGNPYFNQVLVWNVGGAGEVVGLQVKGNKTPWTAMKRLWGQKWETDAMLVGQSLTFRVRAVDGRTSTSWHVAPPNWQFGQTFEGKNFK